Proteins from a single region of Camelus ferus isolate YT-003-E chromosome 23, BCGSAC_Cfer_1.0, whole genome shotgun sequence:
- the LOC116659288 gene encoding 60S ribosomal protein L34-like, which produces MVQCLTNHRRLSYNAASNKTRLSRTPGNRIVYLYTKKVGKASKSACGVCPGRRRGAHIVRPNVLTRWSKTRKHLSRACGGSTCAPRVCDRIKDAFLIDEQKVIVKVLKSRAQSQKAKFKNEAFLSNKKVKKRGKKKHLVLGRGVGKVSTKPGGSRISRDGGRQES; this is translated from the coding sequence ATGGTCCAGTGTTTGACAAACCATCGTAGGCTGTCCTACAATGCAGCCTCTAACAAAACTAGGCTGTCCCGAACCCCTGGTAACAGAATTGTTTACCTTTATACCAAGAAAGTTGGGAAGGCATCAAAATCTGCATGTGGCGTGTGCCCAGGCCGACGTCGAGGAGCCCACATCGTGAGACCTAACGTTCTTACGCGATGGTCTAAAACAAGGAAGCACCTCAGCCGGGCTTGTGGTGGCTCCACGTGTGCTCCACGCGTCTGTGACAGGATCAAGGATGCTTTCCTTATTGACGAGCAGAAAGTCATTGTGAAAGTGTTGAAATCACGAGCACAGAGTCagaaagctaaatttaaaaatgaagcttttttgagtaataaaaaagtgaaaaagagggggaaaaagaaacatttagtccttggcagaggggtgggaaaggTTTCCACAAAACCTGGGGGAAGCAGAATCAGCCGTgatggaggaaggcaggagagctGA